A window from Corynebacterium accolens encodes these proteins:
- the thyX gene encoding FAD-dependent thymidylate synthase — MATASEXNXQLXAATEFXPPQGTQWRADETATDGEALVEFAGRACYESFDKPNPRTATNSAYLHHIMEVGHTALLEHATATMYITGLSRSASHELVRHRHFSFSQLSQRFVHPNEMHVALPKLVEEDEQLRRLVMQAVDETRFVYDELLEALEEKLDEPNALLRKKQARQAARAVLPNATETRLVVTGNYRAWRHFIGARAAEHADTELREVAVECLKHLQEQAPALFDDFHITTLADGTQMAASPYA; from the coding sequence ATGGCCACTGCGAGTGAGCWAAATAYCCAGCTCATKGCCGCCACCGAGTTYCMCCCGCCACAGGGAACGCAGTGGCGTGCCGATGAGACGGCGACCGATGGCGAGGCCCTCGTCGAATTCGCAGGACGGGCGTGTTATGAGTCTTTTGACAAACCCAACCCGCGCACCGCGACGAACTCCGCCTACCTGCACCACATCATGGAGGTAGGCCATACGGCGCTATTGGAACACGCCACGGCCACGATGTACATCACGGGGCTCTCGCGCTCAGCCAGCCATGAATTGGTTCGCCACCGGCATTTTTCCTTTTCGCAGCTATCCCAGCGCTTTGTGCACCCTAATGAGATGCACGTAGCGCTGCCCAAGCTGGTGGAAGAAGATGAGCAATTACGCCGATTGGTCATGCAAGCCGTGGATGAAACCCGTTTTGTCTACGATGAGCTGCTAGAGGCCTTGGAAGAAAAGCTGGATGAGCCGAATGCGCTGCTGCGAAAGAAGCAGGCGCGGCAGGCGGCGCGCGCAGTATTGCCCAATGCGACGGAAACCAGGCTCGTCGTTACCGGCAATTACCGCGCGTGGCGCCACTTCATTGGGGCGCGGGCGGCTGAGCATGCTGATACGGAATTGCGCGAAGTGGCGGTGGAGTGCTTGAAGCATTTGCAGGAGCAAGCACCAGCGCTTTTCGATGACTTCCATATCACCACGTTGGCCGATGGAACGCAGATGGCCGCAAGCCCTTACGCTTAA
- a CDS encoding nucleoside hydrolase — MKAILDLDTGIDDALALAYALAHPELELIGVTCTYGNVTVPLAVRNTLALLELLDRPDIPVFAGPSPDGFQPSEISAFIHGQNGVGEVALSPSDKTEDTQPAADFLVQAVRDYGDELVIIPTGPSTTIAQAMLADASFATNAHIVMMGGALTVPGNVSAWAEANISQDPDATDYLFRHSQDVTMVGLDVTLRTLLTEKETARWRATGTAAGEIFADMVDYYIRAYATTAPHLAGCGLHDPLAVAVAADPSLVEVIETNMKTDTEGPTRGRTIADETRLSQEPTAKVAVGVDNERFVSEFVDRLEELFRTVGAK, encoded by the coding sequence ATGAAGGCGATCCTCGATCTTGATACCGGTATTGATGATGCCCTGGCCTTGGCGTATGCCCTAGCCCACCCAGAGCTTGAGCTCATTGGGGTGACCTGCACGTATGGCAATGTCACCGTCCCACTGGCGGTGCGCAATACCCTGGCGCTGCTGGAGCTGCTGGATAGGCCCGATATCCCGGTCTTTGCTGGCCCCAGCCCGGACGGTTTCCAGCCCAGCGAGATTTCGGCCTTCATCCACGGCCAGAATGGCGTGGGTGAGGTCGCGCTTAGCCCGTCCGATAAGACCGAGGACACGCAGCCGGCCGCGGATTTCCTCGTGCAGGCCGTGCGCGATTACGGCGATGAACTCGTCATTATCCCCACCGGCCCGTCCACGACCATCGCCCAGGCCATGCTTGCCGATGCCTCCTTTGCCACCAACGCCCACATTGTCATGATGGGCGGGGCGCTGACCGTTCCCGGCAATGTTTCCGCGTGGGCAGAGGCCAATATTTCCCAGGACCCGGATGCCACCGATTACCTCTTCCGCCACAGCCAAGATGTCACCATGGTGGGCCTTGATGTCACCCTGCGCACCCTCTTGACGGAAAAGGAAACCGCGCGCTGGCGGGCAACCGGAACGGCCGCGGGCGAGATTTTCGCCGATATGGTGGATTACTATATCCGCGCTTATGCCACCACGGCTCCTCACCTGGCCGGCTGCGGTCTGCACGATCCGCTGGCCGTGGCGGTAGCCGCAGATCCTTCCTTGGTGGAAGTCATCGAGACCAATATGAAAACCGATACCGAAGGCCCCACCCGCGGGCGCACCATCGCGGATGAAACTAGGCTGAGCCAGGAACCGACCGCGAAGGTCGCCGTGGGCGTGGATAACGAGCGGTTTGTCAGTGAATTTGTAGACCGCCTCGAAGAACTTTTCCGCACGGTGGGCGCCAAGTAG
- the dapB gene encoding 4-hydroxy-tetrahydrodipicolinate reductase, which translates to MAIKVGVLGAQGRVGKAIVEGVHAEDDLELVAEISRGDDLQHLVDNHAEVIVDFTQPDSVMGNLEFCIANGIHCVVGTTGFDKERLDQVEQWTRQEGAGNVLIAPNFAISAVMTMVLAKQAAKFFETAEVVEFHHPTKLDAPSGTAIHTAEAIAQARRDAELGEMPDATEKSLEGARGANVDGIPVHAVRTRGMVAHEEVIFGAQGQSLTIRQDSYDRSSFTPGVLVGVREIAQHPGLVVGLDKYLGL; encoded by the coding sequence ATGGCGATCAAAGTAGGAGTCTTGGGAGCGCAGGGGCGCGTCGGCAAAGCGATTGTTGAAGGCGTTCATGCCGAAGATGATCTAGAGCTCGTAGCGGAAATTAGCCGCGGGGATGACCTGCAGCACTTGGTTGATAATCACGCAGAGGTCATCGTGGACTTCACCCAGCCTGATTCGGTGATGGGAAACCTGGAGTTTTGCATCGCGAACGGCATTCACTGCGTGGTGGGCACCACTGGCTTTGATAAAGAGCGCCTGGACCAGGTGGAGCAGTGGACCCGCCAAGAAGGTGCTGGCAACGTGCTGATCGCACCGAATTTCGCCATCTCTGCCGTGATGACCATGGTGCTTGCCAAGCAGGCGGCGAAGTTTTTCGAGACCGCAGAGGTCGTTGAATTTCACCACCCCACCAAGCTGGATGCGCCTTCCGGCACCGCCATCCACACCGCAGAGGCCATTGCCCAGGCGCGCCGCGATGCCGAATTGGGCGAGATGCCGGATGCGACGGAAAAGTCCCTCGAGGGCGCGCGCGGTGCGAATGTAGACGGAATCCCGGTGCATGCCGTGCGTACCCGCGGCATGGTGGCCCACGAAGAGGTCATTTTCGGTGCGCAGGGGCAATCCCTGACCATCCGCCAGGATTCCTACGATCGTTCCTCCTTTACCCCTGGCGTTTTGGTCGGCGTGCGCGAGATTGCGCAGCACCCGGGATTGGTTGTCGGGCTAGACAAGTACCTGGGGCTGTAG
- a CDS encoding VOC family protein produces the protein MQIYIASVPVDDVARAHDFYVDVLVFRVKDDVTHGDFRWLTVTNADGDGSVELLLEPKGHPAAKTYTEALKADNIPVTQFLSQDVEKEYAELKDKGVDFTMEPTDVGPSITAVFDDTVGNLIQLVQLKR, from the coding sequence ATGCAGATTTATATTGCGTCCGTTCCAGTAGATGACGTTGCTCGCGCCCACGATTTTTATGTCGATGTCCTAGTTTTCCGGGTAAAAGATGACGTCACGCACGGCGATTTCCGGTGGCTAACGGTCACCAACGCGGACGGCGACGGCAGCGTTGAATTGCTGCTTGAACCCAAGGGTCACCCAGCCGCCAAAACGTACACCGAGGCGCTGAAGGCGGATAATATCCCGGTCACCCAATTCTTGTCGCAGGATGTGGAGAAAGAATACGCCGAACTCAAGGACAAGGGCGTGGACTTTACCATGGAGCCCACCGACGTTGGCCCCTCCATTACCGCAGTCTTTGACGATACCGTGGGTAACCTCATCCAGCTCGTCCAGTTGAAGCGCTAG
- a CDS encoding AMIN-like domain-containing (lipo)protein, which yields MSRSTLTRAIAAGAGISCMLSLAACASPSDDEAADASFATQEESTSSTAESTTSAAKKSEPTTTTTADDPTKTVEDTAPLSHHQQQAQGNDPKPAFGGMGTPSLEDQRHLPPGLGGLVPTGIRVAAHDSFTRVVVDLEGDGEAGWFTTYTDQPAHQASGLPVEVKGATFLNLGIEGTPWPSTPELEQRFMDTGITPGAGVVQEINYTTTFEAQTQLVIGLKKQTPYSVTFLQNPKRLVLDFQN from the coding sequence ATGTCTCGATCTACTCTCACCCGCGCTATCGCTGCTGGCGCCGGTATAAGCTGCATGCTCTCGCTGGCTGCTTGCGCTAGCCCCAGCGATGACGAGGCCGCCGATGCCTCATTTGCCACGCAGGAGGAATCAACCAGTTCCACCGCTGAGTCGACCACGTCTGCGGCAAAGAAATCAGAGCCTACCACCACGACCACTGCCGATGACCCAACCAAGACGGTAGAAGACACCGCCCCGTTAAGCCATCATCAGCAACAAGCGCAGGGCAATGATCCAAAACCTGCTTTTGGCGGTATGGGCACGCCCTCCCTCGAGGATCAGCGCCACCTACCTCCTGGATTGGGTGGCCTCGTCCCCACCGGGATCCGAGTAGCCGCGCATGACTCTTTTACCCGCGTCGTGGTTGATCTTGAAGGCGACGGAGAAGCAGGGTGGTTTACTACCTATACGGATCAGCCCGCCCACCAAGCATCGGGGCTTCCGGTCGAGGTCAAAGGCGCCACTTTCCTCAACCTTGGTATCGAGGGCACCCCGTGGCCATCGACGCCGGAGTTAGAACAAAGGTTTATGGATACTGGCATCACACCAGGTGCCGGTGTCGTGCAAGAGATCAACTACACCACCACCTTCGAGGCGCAAACGCAGTTGGTCATCGGGCTAAAGAAGCAAACGCCTTATTCCGTGACCTTCCTGCAAAACCCCAAACGCCTTGTGCTTGATTTCCAGAACTGA
- a CDS encoding polyribonucleotide nucleotidyltransferase, which translates to MSVQNSVEFNIDEEFGITEAIAVLDNGDFGTRTVRFETGQLARQADGSVTTYLDDDTMLLATTTASNQPRENFDFFPLTVDVEERMYAAGKIPGSFFRREGRPSTEAILACRLIDRPLRPTFVKGLRNEVQVVITVLSQDPEEYYDVVAINGASAATQLSGLPVSGAVGGVRMALIADDKHPGGQWVAFPNHEQHERALFEMVVAGRIVSKGRKEDVAIMMVEAGAGTNVAERIADGAPAPQEAAVAEGLEAAKPFIKTLCEAQNGLAERTAKETQEFPLFPAYEDDVFAAVEKAASKKLESLLTIPGKQERDEATNEHMEQVEQDLLPQFADLEEAVASKQIRAAYNEVMKKIVRRKILTDGFRIDGRGLTDIRDLSVEVDLVPRAHGSSLFERGETQILGVTTLDMLKMEQQIDSLTPIESKRYMHHYNFPPFSTGETGRVGSPKRREIGHGALAERALLPVIPSREDFPYAIRQVSEALGSNGSTSMGSVCASTLSLYNAGVPLKAPVAGIAMGLVSGEVKGKEKFVALTDILGAEDAFGDMDFKVAGTSEFITALQLDTKLDGIPSKVLAQALEQARDARATILETMAEVIDSPDEMSGLAPKITSVKIPVNKIGELIGPKGKTINQITEDTGADVSIEDDGTVYISAVTGEAADAAIEKVNSIANPQLPKVGERFLGTVVKTVPFGAFVSLTPGRDGLIHISNLGGDERIEKVEDVVNVGDKVQVEIADIDNRGKISLVPVED; encoded by the coding sequence ATGAGCGTTCAGAACTCCGTAGAGTTCAATATCGATGAAGAATTCGGTATTACCGAAGCTATCGCTGTCCTCGACAACGGGGACTTTGGCACCCGCACGGTACGTTTCGAAACCGGCCAGTTGGCCCGCCAGGCAGATGGTTCCGTAACCACGTACCTCGACGATGACACGATGCTGCTGGCCACCACGACCGCCTCGAACCAGCCGCGCGAGAACTTTGACTTCTTCCCGCTCACTGTGGACGTGGAAGAGCGCATGTACGCAGCCGGCAAGATCCCCGGCTCCTTCTTCCGCCGCGAGGGGCGTCCCTCCACCGAGGCCATCTTGGCCTGCCGCCTCATCGACCGCCCGCTGCGCCCCACCTTTGTCAAGGGCCTGCGCAATGAAGTGCAGGTGGTCATCACCGTCCTGTCGCAGGACCCGGAAGAGTACTACGACGTCGTAGCCATCAACGGCGCGTCTGCGGCAACCCAGCTTTCCGGTCTGCCGGTCTCCGGCGCCGTCGGCGGCGTGCGCATGGCGCTCATCGCCGATGACAAGCACCCTGGTGGCCAGTGGGTGGCGTTCCCGAACCACGAGCAGCACGAGCGCGCGCTCTTTGAGATGGTCGTGGCCGGCCGCATCGTTTCCAAGGGGCGTAAAGAAGACGTCGCCATCATGATGGTGGAAGCTGGCGCCGGCACCAACGTTGCAGAGCGCATTGCCGATGGCGCCCCGGCACCGCAAGAAGCCGCCGTCGCCGAAGGACTTGAGGCAGCCAAGCCGTTCATTAAGACCCTGTGTGAAGCCCAGAACGGCCTGGCAGAGCGCACCGCCAAGGAGACCCAGGAGTTCCCGCTCTTCCCGGCGTATGAAGACGATGTCTTCGCCGCCGTGGAAAAGGCCGCTTCCAAGAAGCTGGAGAGCTTGCTGACCATTCCGGGCAAGCAGGAGCGCGACGAGGCCACGAACGAACACATGGAGCAGGTCGAACAAGATCTGCTGCCGCAATTTGCTGACCTGGAAGAGGCAGTGGCTTCCAAGCAGATTCGCGCTGCGTATAACGAGGTCATGAAGAAGATCGTGCGCCGCAAGATCTTGACCGATGGTTTCCGCATCGATGGCCGCGGCCTGACCGATATCCGCGATCTGTCCGTCGAAGTTGACTTGGTTCCACGCGCACATGGTTCTTCCTTGTTCGAGCGCGGCGAGACGCAGATCCTCGGTGTCACCACCCTGGATATGTTGAAGATGGAGCAGCAGATCGACTCGCTTACTCCGATTGAGTCCAAGCGCTATATGCACCACTACAACTTCCCGCCATTTTCTACCGGTGAGACCGGCCGCGTCGGCTCGCCCAAGCGCCGCGAAATCGGCCACGGTGCGCTCGCCGAGCGCGCCCTGCTTCCGGTCATCCCGTCGCGCGAGGATTTCCCGTATGCCATCCGTCAGGTCTCTGAGGCGCTCGGTTCCAATGGTTCTACCTCCATGGGCTCTGTCTGTGCGTCCACCCTGTCCCTCTACAACGCGGGCGTTCCGCTCAAGGCGCCGGTAGCCGGCATCGCCATGGGCTTGGTCTCCGGTGAGGTCAAGGGCAAGGAAAAGTTCGTCGCACTGACCGATATCCTCGGTGCCGAGGACGCCTTCGGCGACATGGACTTCAAGGTTGCGGGCACCTCCGAATTCATCACCGCGCTGCAGCTGGACACGAAGCTCGATGGCATTCCGTCTAAGGTCTTGGCCCAGGCACTCGAGCAGGCCCGCGATGCCCGCGCCACCATTCTGGAAACCATGGCAGAGGTCATCGATTCCCCAGATGAGATGTCTGGCCTGGCCCCGAAGATCACCTCGGTGAAGATTCCGGTCAACAAGATCGGTGAGCTCATCGGCCCTAAGGGCAAGACCATCAACCAGATCACCGAAGATACCGGTGCTGATGTCTCGATCGAAGACGATGGCACGGTCTACATCTCTGCGGTCACCGGCGAAGCCGCAGACGCTGCGATTGAAAAGGTTAACTCCATTGCCAACCCACAGTTGCCCAAGGTGGGCGAGCGCTTCCTCGGCACGGTAGTCAAGACCGTTCCATTCGGCGCCTTCGTTTCCTTGACCCCTGGCCGCGATGGATTGATCCACATCTCCAACCTGGGTGGGGACGAACGCATTGAGAAGGTCGAAGATGTCGTTAACGTTGGCGATAAGGTACAGGTAGAAATCGCGGATATTGATAACCGCGGCAAGATCTCCCTAGTGCCCGTTGAGGACTAA
- a CDS encoding bifunctional riboflavin kinase/FAD synthetase, giving the protein MDSVDICYGIDDIPADVGPTSVTIGVFDGLHRGHQQLVSACVEHARANNQVPVMVTFDPHPVSVFLPERAPLSVVSFERRLELAEEMGIEMVLVIDFTKELDGVEPRPYVRDLLVGKLHAQHVVVGENFTFGAGASGTAEAMRQLGEEFGFSVDIIPLLDEDGVQICSTYIRQSLSRGNIESANWALGRHFTVTGPVVRGAGRGGKELGFPTANQYFPDTVAIPADGVYAGWFIVHSESPLDGDMQPEVAYAAAISVGTNPTFGDEERSVESFVLDRDADLYGYEATVKFVGHLRDMVKFHSVDELLEAMAQDVAAARTVLAADARAQGCNSEDYFLKEK; this is encoded by the coding sequence ATGGATTCCGTGGATATTTGTTACGGAATCGATGACATCCCCGCGGATGTGGGGCCGACCTCGGTAACCATTGGCGTCTTCGATGGCTTGCACCGCGGCCATCAGCAGCTCGTTTCTGCCTGCGTGGAGCATGCGCGGGCGAATAATCAGGTCCCCGTCATGGTGACTTTTGACCCGCACCCGGTCTCCGTTTTCTTGCCGGAGCGCGCCCCGCTATCCGTGGTGAGCTTCGAGCGCAGGCTAGAGCTCGCGGAAGAAATGGGCATTGAGATGGTACTTGTCATTGACTTCACCAAGGAACTCGATGGCGTGGAGCCACGGCCTTATGTGCGCGACCTCTTGGTGGGAAAACTCCATGCACAGCACGTGGTGGTGGGGGAGAACTTCACCTTCGGCGCAGGGGCCAGCGGCACCGCGGAAGCCATGCGGCAGCTGGGCGAGGAGTTTGGGTTTAGCGTCGATATCATCCCGCTGCTGGATGAAGACGGCGTGCAGATTTGTTCCACCTACATTCGCCAGAGCCTGTCCCGGGGCAATATAGAATCGGCGAATTGGGCGCTTGGCCGGCACTTTACCGTGACCGGACCCGTGGTGCGCGGCGCGGGGCGCGGCGGCAAGGAGCTGGGTTTTCCCACGGCCAACCAGTACTTTCCAGATACCGTAGCCATTCCCGCGGATGGGGTGTATGCGGGGTGGTTCATTGTGCATTCCGAATCGCCCCTCGACGGGGACATGCAACCTGAAGTGGCCTACGCCGCGGCGATTTCCGTGGGCACGAATCCCACCTTTGGTGATGAAGAGCGCTCCGTGGAGTCCTTTGTCTTGGATCGCGATGCCGATCTTTATGGCTATGAGGCAACCGTGAAATTCGTGGGCCACCTGCGGGATATGGTGAAGTTTCACTCCGTCGATGAGCTTTTGGAGGCCATGGCCCAGGACGTCGCTGCCGCCCGCACGGTGCTGGCTGCCGATGCCCGCGCGCAGGGCTGCAATAGCGAAGACTATTTCTTAAAGGAGAAGTAA
- a CDS encoding ribonuclease J codes for MTEPRNRSRKVTRKAGPPSETETASNEAASPVFQAPANNAGTAGNEDQGNSGKNNSADNKNDGDNNGRRSRSRGGRGRGRGGNGNNGNGQGNNHGGNGHGGNNKNNNGGNGKNGNGKGRGRNNNNRGRRNVPKSMQGADLTKRLPEPPKQAKDTLRIYALGGISEIGRNMTVFEYGDELLIIDCGVLFPSSGEPGVDLILPDFGPIEKKIDKVKALVVTHAHEDHIGAIPWLLKLRPDIPIVASRFTIALIAAKCKEHRQKPKFVEVNEKSDVTYGCFRVRFWAVNHSVPDALGIMLGTPAGNIIHTGDIKLDQTPLDNRPTDLPALSRYGDEGVDLMLCDSTNATVPGVSASEGDIPANFKRLVANAKQRVILASFASNVYRVQAAIDAAVANGRKVAFNGRSMMRNMEIAEKMGFLKVPRGTIIPIDEAAKMAPHKTMLITTGTQGEPMAALSRMARREHRQITVRDGDTIIFSSSLIPGNEEAVFGVINMLSQIGANVITNQDVKVHASGHGYSGELLFLYNAARPRNAMPVHGEWRHLRANKELAISTGVARDRTVLAQNGVVVDLRKGRAEVVGQLQVGHLYVDGVSMGDVDADTLADRTNLGAGGVVSITCVIDNRTSRLLEHPTVATTGFSDDDRGVVPEVAEMVENTMNDLAAEGENDTYRMVQKLRRKVSKLMDSKYKREPVILPTIVPTNSGTLLADDADVDASRESL; via the coding sequence ATGACTGAACCCCGTAACCGTTCCCGCAAGGTCACCCGCAAGGCGGGTCCACCTTCGGAAACTGAGACCGCCTCCAATGAGGCGGCTTCGCCCGTATTTCAGGCCCCTGCAAATAACGCCGGCACTGCCGGAAATGAAGACCAGGGCAACTCTGGCAAGAATAACTCTGCCGATAACAAGAACGACGGCGATAACAACGGCCGCCGCTCGCGTTCCCGTGGCGGCCGCGGCCGTGGCCGTGGTGGAAACGGCAATAATGGCAATGGCCAGGGAAATAACCACGGCGGCAATGGCCACGGTGGCAATAATAAGAACAACAACGGTGGCAACGGAAAGAACGGCAACGGCAAGGGCCGTGGCCGCAATAACAATAACCGCGGCCGCCGCAACGTGCCGAAGTCCATGCAGGGTGCTGATTTGACCAAGCGCCTGCCGGAACCGCCAAAGCAGGCGAAGGATACGCTGCGCATCTACGCCTTGGGCGGTATCTCCGAAATCGGCCGCAACATGACCGTCTTTGAGTACGGCGATGAGCTGCTCATCATTGACTGCGGCGTGCTCTTCCCATCGTCTGGCGAGCCTGGCGTGGACCTCATCCTGCCGGACTTCGGGCCGATTGAGAAGAAGATCGACAAGGTCAAGGCCCTCGTGGTCACCCACGCCCACGAAGACCACATCGGTGCCATCCCGTGGCTGCTGAAGCTGCGCCCGGATATCCCCATCGTGGCTTCCCGTTTCACCATCGCGCTTATTGCGGCCAAGTGTAAGGAACACCGCCAGAAGCCGAAGTTCGTCGAGGTCAACGAGAAGTCTGACGTGACCTACGGTTGCTTCCGCGTTCGCTTCTGGGCGGTCAACCACTCCGTGCCGGATGCGCTCGGCATCATGCTGGGCACCCCGGCAGGCAATATCATCCACACCGGTGATATCAAGCTTGACCAGACCCCGTTGGATAATCGCCCGACCGACCTTCCGGCGCTGTCTCGTTACGGCGACGAGGGCGTCGACCTCATGCTGTGCGATTCCACCAACGCCACCGTGCCGGGTGTATCCGCCTCCGAGGGCGATATCCCGGCCAACTTCAAGCGCTTGGTGGCTAATGCGAAGCAGCGCGTCATCTTGGCTTCCTTCGCCTCGAACGTCTACCGCGTGCAGGCCGCCATCGACGCTGCCGTGGCCAATGGCCGCAAGGTGGCCTTCAATGGCCGTTCGATGATGCGCAATATGGAAATCGCGGAAAAGATGGGCTTTTTGAAGGTCCCGCGCGGTACCATCATCCCCATCGACGAGGCCGCGAAGATGGCTCCGCACAAGACCATGCTCATTACCACTGGTACGCAGGGTGAGCCGATGGCCGCGCTGTCCCGCATGGCCCGCCGCGAGCACCGCCAGATCACGGTGCGCGATGGCGATACCATCATCTTCTCCTCCTCGCTCATCCCGGGCAACGAAGAGGCCGTATTCGGCGTTATCAATATGCTGTCCCAGATCGGTGCCAACGTCATTACCAACCAGGACGTCAAGGTCCACGCTTCCGGCCACGGCTACTCCGGCGAGCTGCTCTTCCTGTACAACGCGGCGCGCCCGCGCAATGCCATGCCGGTCCACGGCGAGTGGCGCCACCTGCGTGCCAATAAGGAATTGGCGATTTCCACCGGTGTGGCCCGCGACCGGACGGTCTTGGCGCAAAACGGTGTCGTGGTAGATCTGCGCAAGGGCCGCGCGGAGGTTGTCGGCCAGCTGCAGGTTGGCCACCTCTACGTCGATGGAGTGTCCATGGGCGATGTCGATGCCGATACCTTGGCAGACCGCACCAACCTGGGCGCCGGCGGCGTGGTATCCATTACCTGCGTGATTGATAACCGCACCTCCCGCCTGCTCGAGCACCCAACCGTGGCAACCACCGGTTTCTCCGATGATGACCGCGGCGTTGTGCCCGAGGTTGCGGAGATGGTGGAAAACACCATGAACGATCTCGCCGCAGAGGGCGAGAATGACACCTACCGGATGGTGCAAAAGCTGCGCCGCAAGGTCTCCAAGCTCATGGATTCCAAGTACAAGCGCGAGCCGGTTATTTTGCCCACCATCGTGCCGACGAATTCAGGCACGCTGCTTGCCGATGACGCCGATGTCGACGCCAGCCGCGAGTCCCTGTAG
- the dapA gene encoding 4-hydroxy-tetrahydrodipicolinate synthase codes for MSTGMTAKTGVDTFGRIGVAMVTPFDRDGALDVEAGRRLAAHLVDNGVDSLILGGTTGESPTTSLDEKLELLKAVKEEVGDRVRICAGAGTNNTATSIEVAQASAAAGADSLLVVTPYYSKPSQKGVYEHFAAVADSTDLPICVYDIPGRSGIPVASDTLRRLTELPTIQAVKDAKGDLSAAAELIQETDLAWYSGDDPINLPWLSLGASGFISVIGHAAPRALVELYEAFDAGDLARAQEINYSTLLPLTRAQARLGGATFAKEALRLQGFEVGDPRLPVTAASEEEREVLRRDLEQSGVL; via the coding sequence ATGAGCACAGGTATGACAGCAAAGACTGGCGTTGACACCTTCGGTCGCATTGGCGTCGCCATGGTCACTCCGTTTGATCGTGACGGTGCGCTGGATGTAGAAGCGGGTCGCCGCCTGGCAGCTCATCTCGTAGACAACGGCGTGGATTCACTCATCTTGGGTGGAACGACGGGCGAGTCTCCTACCACGTCCTTGGACGAAAAGTTGGAGCTGCTCAAGGCCGTAAAAGAGGAAGTGGGAGACCGCGTCCGGATCTGTGCGGGCGCCGGAACGAATAACACCGCAACCTCGATTGAGGTTGCCCAAGCTTCCGCCGCCGCAGGAGCCGATAGCTTGCTCGTTGTGACTCCGTATTACTCCAAGCCCTCCCAAAAGGGCGTCTACGAGCATTTTGCCGCAGTTGCTGATTCTACGGATCTGCCGATTTGCGTCTATGACATCCCTGGCCGCTCGGGCATCCCAGTGGCGTCGGATACGCTCCGCCGCCTTACGGAATTGCCGACTATCCAAGCCGTGAAGGACGCTAAGGGCGATCTTTCCGCGGCCGCAGAACTCATCCAAGAAACCGACTTGGCGTGGTACTCCGGTGACGATCCGATTAACCTGCCGTGGCTATCCCTCGGTGCTTCGGGTTTCATCTCCGTCATCGGGCACGCTGCGCCGCGTGCCTTGGTAGAACTCTATGAAGCTTTCGATGCGGGCGATTTGGCCCGCGCGCAAGAAATAAATTACTCAACGCTTCTTCCACTGACCCGCGCTCAGGCGCGGTTGGGCGGAGCGACATTTGCAAAGGAAGCTCTGCGCCTGCAGGGCTTTGAAGTTGGCGATCCCCGCCTTCCTGTTACCGCCGCGAGCGAGGAGGAACGCGAGGTACTTCGCCGTGATTTGGAACAATCTGGAGTCCTTTAA
- the rpsO gene encoding 30S ribosomal protein S15 produces MALTTEKKAEILKEYGLHETDTGSPEAQVALLTSRINTLTEHLKFHKHDHHSRRGLLLMVGRRRGLLKYLAENNVDRYRDLISRLGLRR; encoded by the coding sequence ATGGCATTGACCACTGAGAAGAAGGCCGAAATCCTCAAGGAGTACGGCCTGCACGAGACCGACACCGGTTCCCCCGAGGCACAGGTTGCCCTGCTGACCTCCCGCATCAACACTTTGACGGAGCACCTGAAGTTCCACAAGCACGATCACCACTCCCGTCGTGGTCTGCTGCTGATGGTTGGTCGTCGTCGTGGCCTGCTGAAGTACTTGGCAGAAAACAACGTGGATCGTTACCGTGACCTGATTTCCCGCCTGGGCCTGCGCCGCTAA